The Paenibacillus sp. BIC5C1 DNA segment ATCCTGGTTGTTTTACGTTTAAACACAGATTTTCAGACGGAAATCGAGGTATTGCTAATCCCCAAGGGGATGCTGATCCCTACTTTGAATATTAAAAGTAATCCGAAAAGTAAGGCGCCTGCTGCTCAATAGCATCTTCTAATAAATCAAGCGTTTCTGGATCACACTTAATGCGTCCAATCTTATGCAAATATTCAGGACGCTTATAGCCCAACAACATCGTCGTCATGGTTTGGATACTTATGCTATCTTCACTACGTCGACTTTGACTCCGAATTACTCTTCCGCCTCCATTCGGTTCAATTTGTAGAGTAAATGTGCCCTGATTCCATGACAGTAAAGGGTCTTGCAAAGTAAAGGTCCACTCTCTATCCATCGCTGCGGGTTTGAACGGATATTTTGAGATGAATTGCTCAATGTCCACGATCCGTGCCATAAAGTAAGGCGAAATGGTTTCCTTAATATCCGCATCTTCCAGCAAAAAAGCAAGCTGTTCATCGGTGTGAATATTGCCTACCACTTTAGATATCATTGAAAAATGCGCACTAATGAAATTCCACAGTCCACTTCGTGCCTCTTCGTGAATGAAGATCATATCTTTGACGTGGAATACTTCTTCTTCAATCCAATATAAAATGTAGCCATCCGGTTGACCATCTTCACCATAGTAGACGGCTGCAGTTAAATCATCTGAATCCCACCGCCAATACTCACTCCACGCCAGCTCTTTCCGCAGCATGGCTCCATGGGTTTGCATTGAAAAGCGTTCATAAGCCAGCTTCACATCTTCGCTGTCAGGTTCTACACGTGCCACATCACCAGAAACAGGTTTGTTTTTGGGTAATTGGAAGTCTTGAACCTCAAACACGATTTTATCAGAAATGATCTCCCAGCCTTTACGGCGATAATACGGTATGGAGTAGGGATACAAATACGAAATGGATTGTTTCTTTTCACGCATATTGGTGAGTGCTTGCAGCAGCAGTTTATTCATTAAGCCCTGACCGGAATATTCAGGAAAAGTTCCGACACCTGTGACGCCACCCATAGCGTAAGTTTGGTTAAATATCCGAACCTCAAATGGATATATGGATACCTGAGAAATCAGTTTTTCTCCATCGAACCATCCAAGTACATCTGCCTGTTGTAAGACAGGTGACTTTTCATGGAGAATTTCGTTTTCTTTCCAGCCATGTTTGTGAAGATCATTATGAGTGACCTGAAATACATAGCGTAACAGCTGACTATATTGTTCTAAATGTGATAAATCTACTTTTTTCATTTTTAGATTTTGCTTACGATGCATGCCAGTTATTCTCCCTTGGTTTTAAATTATATGATTTACCAATTGCTTCAGAATAATGCTGGCAATGATCTGATCATAATGATTAAGAGCTTGTTTTTACCTCTCTAAGTTTCCCTGTCGAATCTCTAAGGATAATATCCAGAAACTTATGCGCTGCATTATGTGAGAAGCTGAGCTTAAGATTCATATCCGATTCCAGTGTTGCTTTAGAGCTATATGCAAACATTTTTTCCTCATAGTGCTCTAAAGCCGTTTTTAGATCGCTGTGATTAGCAAGAGATAAACCTAACTCGGCTGCATCAAGCATGGCAATATTCGCTCCTTTTCCTGCAAATGGAGACATTAAGTGTGCAGAATCTCCTATGAGAGTGACCCCGTCCTTATGCGTCCAGCTGTGGTCGATTGGCAGCATATAGATTCTACGAGGCAACATCTCTCCATCAGAATAACGAATGTAATTTTTCAAGTCATCACTCCAATCGGATAATAATTGGAGCAGAGATTCTTTTGCCATGGCTGGCTGTTCGAAGTTAATACCGCAATGATCCAGCCATTCTTTCTCAATCTTGAAAGCCAAATAAGCTCGGATGCGGCCGTCACCATTAAGCTGAGCCATAATCGCTTTTTGATCTTGGAATGCAAACATACTCCCTTTCCCGTTAAACTCGGCTAAATCCGGGTGATTTTCATCAACATTTGATATCCCCATCTCAACCGCGCTTATTCCCGTATAGATGGGCTGCACATCCGAGAGAAACTCACGAACTTTTGAAAAGGCACCGTCAGCACCAACAACAAGATCTGCAATTTCTGTATGCTCATTCTCAAATTGCAACTCAAGCTGACCATTGTCTAGTGAATGTATACTTTTTAGGTGATGGCCCCATTTTATTGTGTTTGGTTCAATAGAATCCAATAACAATTTGCGAAGTACGCCACGATCTATCTCAGGTCTATGGTTATCTTCGGGACCTGAAATTTCGTCCCAATAGACTTTTCCGGTTTTATCCAGAAGTCGTAAGTCCTGACCTTCATAACGAGCATTCACTTCGAATTCCTTTATCAGTCCAGCTACCTCCAATGCAAATTGACCTGACTCAGGATGCATATCAAGTGTGCCGCCTTGTTGACGAGAGTTGGAGGAAGGTTCACGCTCATATACAGTAGCCTTCATTCCATTTTGCTGCAGAATACGAGCCAGCGTTAATCCCGAAGGACCACCACCAATGATAGCAATACGGGCATTTTTATTTGACATATGAAAATCTCCCTTCAATCTTCAATGAATTGTTAAGATAAATAGAATACCATTAAAATATTATTTACCTGTAAACAATAATAGTTGATAAAGATTATCATTGTCAAATAATAACGTGGTGATGTCCATATCATAGAATACTAACGTTTGTTTTTAGAAAAAACATGCTAGAATTAAGAAAGTATCATTATATTCTGACATTCAGCTTGAAACCGATAAAATTCTTGCTGTGTTTCTCTTTCCAATTTAAATGTTAACCCCTCTACTCATAAAAATATTACAACCCAATTTATTGTAAACTTGTTAACTAAATTATTGAACTAAATGCTATTCACCATACGTTAAAACACGTTAGCCTTCTGTTTATAAAAATCCAGACATGTGTTGGTCCTCTCATGTGAGGCAAGATTTCATACTCACAAAAAAAAGCCGCTAAAATAGCGACTTTCAATGGGTCCATCTTATTGCCTCACACAAACCAACTAGTTTCTCAACTCCAATGTAAATCCTTCCAGCTCTTCTTCAGCTTCATGCATCAGGTCCAGCAACTGATCTGCGTACTCTCCAAGAGACTTCCGACTTGCATCAAAATCAATCCACTGAATGGTAAGTGGCATAGGGATAAATCCAGTCAGGCAATCCCATAATGCGTCCAAATTCCGACCATATGTTTGACCTAATTCAAGACTGGTCTGAAGGACGTCATGTAATTCTTCTCTTCCATGAATGTCCTTTCCATTAATGACAATTGTCTTCATATTATCACCTTTTCCCTATTCGATTTGCTTGAACGTACGGTAATGATCCGTTGTTTTATAGATTAATCCATCATTGGAATATAAAATCCGATCACTGCCCCGCGTTCCTCCCGAATAGTTAATGTCTGCTTCGTACCAAATTCTTCCTTTTTTCTTAGGCAACAGCCCTTCTCGATTTTGAAATACGTCACCGCCAATGCTTTTGCCTGGAGCTACTTTTTCCAAATTACCTTTGCTAGGCTCCCATCCTAATTCTCTGGCTTCTTTCTTGGTTATATAATTTTCCGGAAGTTCATTATGCTCCGAAATATACTTGGCTACTTCATCAAATTGCGTTAGAACGGCATTCTCTTGAGATGAGTCATTTAACGAAACCGTTTCGAGTGAGCATCCTGTAAACAGGATCGTCGCCAGAATAAAAAGTAAAGCACCTAACCACTTTTTTACAACCATTGATCTTTGATCTCCTTCTGAAAAATTAGCATCCTCCCTATCATAACATGTTCCTTACGTATACTCCTCTTTATATTCGTTTCTCGTGAATTTCAGCCATCCCAACAGAAAAAGGCTGGAGCAGATATCCCCGCTCCAACCTTTATTATGTTTGCATCCTTACGGCTCAATCCCCCACACCAGTTGACCGTTGATATACCCGGTAACCTGTTCATTGTTTGCGAACTGAGTACCGGATGCCTTAAACGAGTAATCGTTAGCCTGGTTGTAATTGGACCAGTTATTTTTGGAGAACCGTGCTTGAATTTCAGCGCTTTGTCCGGCATTAAGCGTTCCGGCAGAACTCG contains these protein-coding regions:
- a CDS encoding barstar family protein, encoding MKTIVINGKDIHGREELHDVLQTSLELGQTYGRNLDALWDCLTGFIPMPLTIQWIDFDASRKSLGEYADQLLDLMHEAEEELEGFTLELRN
- a CDS encoding GNAT family N-acetyltransferase, producing MHRKQNLKMKKVDLSHLEQYSQLLRYVFQVTHNDLHKHGWKENEILHEKSPVLQQADVLGWFDGEKLISQVSIYPFEVRIFNQTYAMGGVTGVGTFPEYSGQGLMNKLLLQALTNMREKKQSISYLYPYSIPYYRRKGWEIISDKIVFEVQDFQLPKNKPVSGDVARVEPDSEDVKLAYERFSMQTHGAMLRKELAWSEYWRWDSDDLTAAVYYGEDGQPDGYILYWIEEEVFHVKDMIFIHEEARSGLWNFISAHFSMISKVVGNIHTDEQLAFLLEDADIKETISPYFMARIVDIEQFISKYPFKPAAMDREWTFTLQDPLLSWNQGTFTLQIEPNGGGRVIRSQSRRSEDSISIQTMTTMLLGYKRPEYLHKIGRIKCDPETLDLLEDAIEQQAPYFSDYF
- a CDS encoding ribonuclease, with the translated sequence MVVKKWLGALLFILATILFTGCSLETVSLNDSSQENAVLTQFDEVAKYISEHNELPENYITKKEARELGWEPSKGNLEKVAPGKSIGGDVFQNREGLLPKKKGRIWYEADINYSGGTRGSDRILYSNDGLIYKTTDHYRTFKQIE
- a CDS encoding NAD(P)/FAD-dependent oxidoreductase, coding for MSNKNARIAIIGGGPSGLTLARILQQNGMKATVYEREPSSNSRQQGGTLDMHPESGQFALEVAGLIKEFEVNARYEGQDLRLLDKTGKVYWDEISGPEDNHRPEIDRGVLRKLLLDSIEPNTIKWGHHLKSIHSLDNGQLELQFENEHTEIADLVVGADGAFSKVREFLSDVQPIYTGISAVEMGISNVDENHPDLAEFNGKGSMFAFQDQKAIMAQLNGDGRIRAYLAFKIEKEWLDHCGINFEQPAMAKESLLQLLSDWSDDLKNYIRYSDGEMLPRRIYMLPIDHSWTHKDGVTLIGDSAHLMSPFAGKGANIAMLDAAELGLSLANHSDLKTALEHYEEKMFAYSSKATLESDMNLKLSFSHNAAHKFLDIILRDSTGKLREVKTSS